A part of Haemorhous mexicanus isolate bHaeMex1 chromosome 25, bHaeMex1.pri, whole genome shotgun sequence genomic DNA contains:
- the CR2 gene encoding complement receptor type 2 isoform X2 — MVPTFTLCLLGSSVLLLSTTPGAQAAWCPFPRVPYGRVSPRRYSYRTWDTVSVTCNPGYTLRGPGRSTCGAASRWDPPLPECKKEVTCPRPPSIANGLHTGLSSGSFSRGVTVSYSCREGFQLLGNESITCTDSGRWSRTLPRCEAIGCQVPEVQNGKVHNVQSTYRAGETLHFDCHPGYAAEDSDEARCQPGGIWDPPLLVCHRVRPCPMPPEVANGNHNGRDTEGFTTGMSVRYTCDPGYYLVGNAAVTCRASGNWSQPRPRCQEVTCPRPPSIANGLHTGLSSGSFSRGVTVSYSCREGFQLLGNESITCTDSGRWSRTLPRCEAIGCQVPEVQNGKVHNVQSTYRAGETLHFDCHPGYAAEDSDEARCQPGGIWDPPLLVCHRVRPCPMPPEVANGNHNGRDKAFFTAGMSVRYTCDPGYYLVGNAAVTCRASGNWSQPRPRCQGTVCISPIVANGRQVGGHGLLSAPGQTVTFQCHDGYSLQGSASLSCQEDGSWQPPAPVCDRALPYHNSFSRSPGACGAPTRLQFAELNEKHRDAIDFPVGKTVQYTCLPGYAQVPGMSPTLTCLESGVWSQALEFCKRKQCSHPGEPVNGKIISLTNLQLGSTVVYSCEEGHRLIGQPSRRCEISGGRVAWTGHTPLCQRIPCEPPPDIPNGQHSGRLLSEFHYGTAVTYSCHRGFPLHGQPSIHCTTRDGYNGVWSEPLPACGEASCPVPQIQHGRILAARSAYSHRDTVTFQCDPGYAIRGHREIQCQPNNTWEPPVPVCEQAGCRAPARLGFAELKEPYRNQTVFPEGSRVEFVCQPGYSQLLGVSAASTCLRNQTWSAVLEFCKRKECPSPGNPENGRAVVLTDLLLGSKINYTCDTGYKLVGGSQRICEVSGTHVSWSGDPPLCQRVTCTAPPAIPHGTHSGGSRDTFSLGDVVTYTCTSGLAPAGNTSLSCTSADGERGTWSGTVPQCQEVRCPAPPSIANGQHSASPGARHSPGSVVLYTCAEGYSLLGNASIRCTARGTWSRPQPRCRAIGCTRPEIENGKVSGSETTYNLEDTIIFECNFGYALKGSQESQCQFGGKWHPPVPTCEKLPPCPSPPIIRNGQHDSKGVTEFVPGMTVKYHCDPGYVLAGKSSVSCLPSGVWSIPYPRCEVITCSSPSIKDGEVAEGRRAVYHPGDNVTFQCHPGFVLRGSRGAKCQPDSRWVPAVPTCQPARPCPPPPVIAHATLSAQPGTNFTSGTSVSYSCQPGFSLLGDPSVLCTAWGNWSLPYPRCAAGCGTPTPLLFAELSEEYENQTEFPVGMSVNYTCRPGYVEQPQISPTITCLENLTWSEAQEFCKMLQCPSPPSIAKGTHDSQDLEVFPTGMVVNYSCEPGYSLQGQASIYCTDSGNWSLPLPQCAGGCGAPPNLTFAELTRQYRNQLEFAVGDTVSYSCRPGHSRRPGVPQTLTCLPNHTWSEALEFCKRKQCRHPEPPRNGRVVVLTDLLFGSAVSHTCDEGYRLVGQSHRRCEILGRDVAWTGLPPTCQRVVCPAPQVQNGRVAVPKPRYTYGDSVTFKCRRGFTLRGHPTSQCQGDRRWHPPVPVCEQVLHCSKPADITHGSFRGPAKAVFTVGTSVNYICEPGFSLLGTASIYCTASGAWSHPPPVCQAVTCLQPPNISHGRLKGNTSATFPSGAAVSYSCDPGYSLVGNAFINCTGSGSWSQPLPQCREIRCEFPDVQGVKKAIKGSTYRSGTNITLECDDGYVLEGISHTQCQEDFSWDPPVPACKLMSPKPGSVGLGVAAAAVLLLLGAGVVWKIISKQKEGYYRTYENYNYRTPLNPDTEHKGSCLP; from the exons ATGGTGCCCACCTTCAccctctgcctgctgggcagcTCCGTTCTGCTCCTCAGCACCACGCCCGGGGCTCAAG ctgcctggTGCCCGTTCCCCCGCGTGCCCTACGGGCGGGTGTCCCCTCGTCGCTATTCCTACCGGACATGGGACACCGTGAGCGTCACCTGCAACCCGGGCTACACCCTGCGGGGCCCGGGCAGGAGCACCTGCGGGGCCGCCTCCAGGTGGGACCCCCCTCTGCCGGAGTGCAAAAAGG aggTGACATGTCCTCGGCCACCGAGCATCGCCAACGGGCTGCACACCGGGCTCTCCTCGGGCAGCTTTTCCCGGGGGGTGACCGTGTCCtacagctgcagggagggctttCAGCTGCTCGGCAATGAATCCATCACCTGCACGGACTCCGGGCGCTGGAGCCGGACCCTGCCCCGCTGTGAAG cGATCGGCTGTCAGGTGCCCGAGGTGCAGAACGGGAAGGTCCACAACGTGCAGAGCACCTACAGAGCTGGGGAGACTCTGCACTTTGACTGTCACCCTGGCTATGCAGCAGAGGACTCCGATGAGGCTCGGTGCCAGCCCGGGGGCATCTGGGACCCGCCACTGCTCGTGTGCCACAGGG TCCGGCCGTGCCCGATGCCTCCGGAGGTCGCCAATGGAAATCACAACGGCCGGGACACAGAGGGATTCACCACGGGAATGTCTGTGCGGTACACCTGCGACCCTGGCTATTACCTGGTGGGAAATGCCGCTGTGACCTGCCGAGCATCGGGGAACTGGAGCCAGCCCCGCCCTCGCTGCCAAG agGTGACATGTCCTCGGCCACCGAGCATCGCCAACGGGCTGCACACCGGGCTCTCCTCGGGCAGCTTTTCCCGGGGGGTGACCGTGTCCtacagctgcagggagggctttCAGCTGCTCGGCAATGAATCCATCACCTGCACGGACTCCGGGCGCTGGAGCCGGACCCTGCCCCGCTGTGAAG cGATCGGCTGTCAGGTGCCCGAGGTGCAGAACGGGAAGGTCCACAACGTGCAGAGCACCTACAGAGCTGGGGAGACTCTGCACTTTGACTGTCACCCTGGCTATGCAGCAGAGGACTCCGATGAGGCTCGGTGCCAGCCCGGGGGCATCTGGGACCCGCCACTGCTCGTGTGCCACAGGG TCCGGCCGTGCCCGATGCCTCCGGAGGTCGCCAATGGAAATCACAACGGCCGGGACAAAGCGTTTTTTACCGCTGGAATGTCTGTGCGGTACACCTGCGACCCTGGCTATTACCTGGTGGGAAATGCCGCTGTGACCTGCCGAGCATCGGGGAACTGGAGCCAGCCCCGCCCTCGCTGCCAAG GGACTGTCTGCATCAGTCCAATCGTAGCCAATGGAAGGCAAGTTGGTGGCCACGGGCTTCTCTCTGCCCCCGGGCAAACGGTGACATTTCAGTGCCACGATGGTTACAGcctgcagggcagtgccagcctgtcctgccaggaggatggcagctggcagccccctgctcctgtgtgtgacagagcACTGCCCTACCACAACTCCTTCAGCAGGTCTCCAG GTGCTTGTGGTGCTCCCACAAGATTACAGTTTGCTGAGCTAAACGAGAAGCATAGAGATGCCATTGATTTTCCTGTTGGGAAGACTGTGCAATACACTTGCCTCCCTGGATATGCCCAAGTGCCAGGAATGTCACCTACTCTGACATGCCTTGAGAGTGGAGTGTGGTCACAAGCACTAGAGTTCTGTAAAA ggaagcagtgcAGTCACCCAGGTGAGCCTGTGAATGGCAAGATTATTTCCCTGACAAATCTCCAGCTCGGATCTACAGTGGTTTACAGCTGTGAGGAAGG GCACAGGTTAATTGGACAGCCCAGCAGACGCTGTGAGATCTCTGGGGGACGTGTTGCATGGACTGGTCACACTCCCCTCTGTCAGC GCATCCCTTGCGAGCCACCCCCGGACATCCCCAACGGGCAGCACTCGGGCCGGCTGCTGAGCGAGTTCCACTACGGCACGGCCGTGACCTACAGCTGCCACCGCGGCTTCCCCCTGCACGGGCAGCCCTCCATCCACTGCACCACCCGCGACGGCTACAACGGCGTCTGGAGCGAGCCCCTGCCGGCCTGCGGag AGGCGAGCTGTCCTGTCCCACAGATCCAGCACGGGAGGATCCTGGCTGCCAGGTCTGCCTACTCACACCGGGACACCGTGACCTTCCAGTGTGACCCAGGCTATGCCATTCGTGGCCACAGAGAGATCCAGTGCCAGCCAAACAACACCTGGGAGCCGCCTGTGCCCGTCTGCGAGCAGG ctggctgcagagcccctgccaggctgggctttgccgAGCTGAAGGAGCCCTACAGGAACCAGACGGTGTTTCCCGAGGGGAGCAGGGTGGAATTCGTGTGCCAGCCTGGCTACAGCCAGCTCCTGGGGGTGTCAGCAGCCAGCACCTGCCTCAGGAACCAGACGTGGTCTGCAGTGCTGGAGTTCTGTAAAA GGAAGGagtgccccagcccagggaaccCAGAGAATGGCAGAGCTGTTGTCCTGACAGATCTCCTCCTCGGGTCCAAAATTAATTACACTTGTGACACAGG GTACAAGCTGGTGGGAGGCTCCCAGAGAATTTGTGAGGTCTCTGGCACACATGTCTCATGGAGTGGGGATCCTCCTCTCTGCCAGC GTGTCACCTGCACTGCCCCTCCGGCCATCCCCCACGGGACACACAGCGggggctccagggacaccttctcCCTGGGGGACGTGGTCACCTACACCTGCACCTCGGGGCTGGCCCCAGCTGGAAacacctccctgtcctgcacCTCTGCGGATGGGGAGCGTGGCACGTGGAGTGGGACAGTGCCACAGTGCCAAG AGGTGAGGTGCCCTGCCCCGCCGAGCATTGCCAACGGGCAGCACAGCGCCAGCCCCGGGGCCAGGCACAGCCCGGGCTCCGTGGTGCTCTACACCTGCGCCGAGGGCTACTCCCTGCTGGGCAACGCCTCCATCCGCTGCACCGCCAGGGGAACCTGGagccggccccagccccgctgccgaG CAATTGGCTGCACCAGGCCGGAGATCGAGAATGGAAAAGTGTCTGGGTCAGAGACCACCTACAACCTGGAGGACACCATCATCTTCGAGTGCAACTTTGGTTATGCCTTGAAGGGCTCTCAAGAGTCCCAGTGCCAGTTTGGGGGCAAGTGgcaccctcctgtccccacctgtgAGAAGC TGCCGCCGTGTCCTTCCCCTCCAATTATCAGAAATGGCCAGCACGACAGCAAGGGGGTGACAGAGTTCGTCCCTGGCATGACAGTGAAGTACCACTGTGACCCAGGCTATGTCCTCGCTGGGAAAAGCTCGGTTTCCTGTTTGCCATCGGGGGTCTGGAGCATCCCTTACCCCCGGTGTGAAG tgatcacctgcagcagccccagcatcaAGGACGGGGAGGTGGCTGAGGGCCGGAGGGCTGTGTACCACCCTGGGGACAACGTCACCTTCCAGTGCCACCCAGGCTTCGTGCTGAGGGGCAGCCGTGGGGCCAAGTGCCAGCCTGACAGCCGCTGGGTGCCCGCTGTGCCCACCTGCCAGCCAG cacggCCCTGCCCTCCGCCCCCCGTCATCGCCCACGCCACGCTCAGCGCCCAGCCAGGGACCAACTTCACCAGTGGCACCTCCGTGAGCtacagctgccagcctggcttctCCCTGCTCGGGGACCCCTCCGTGCTGTGCACGGCCTGGGGCAACTGGAGCCTTCCCTACCCACGCTGTGCAG CTGGTTGTGGCACACCAACACCGTTGCTATTTGCTGAGTTAAGTGAGGAATATGAAAATCAGACTGAGTTTCCTGTTGGGATGAGTGTGAATTACACTTGTCGGCCTGGATACGTGGAACAGCCACAGATATCACCAACTATCACATGTCTTGAAAATCTAACGTGGTCTGAAGCCCAGGAGTTTTGCAAAA TGCTGCAGTGCCCTTCACCTCCCAGTATTGCCAAAGGAACCCACGACAGTCAGGACCTGGAGGTTTTTCCCACTGGGATGGTTGTGAACTACAGCTGTGagcctggctacagcctccagGGACAGGCATCCATCTACTGCACCGACTCTGGCAACTGGAGCCTCCCTCTCCCTCAGTGTGCAG GTGGCTGTGGTGCACCTCCAAACCTCACCTTTGCTGAGCTAACCAGGCAATACAGAAATCAGCTGGAATTTGCTGTTGGGGACACTGTGAGCTACAGCTGCCGGCCGGGACACTCGAGACGCCCTGGAGTGCCCCAAACTCTGACTTGCCTCCCAAACCACACGTGGTCTGAAGCCCTAGAGTTCTGTAAAA ggaagcaatgTAGACACCCAGAACCCCCCAGGAATGGCAGAGTTGTTGTTCTGACAGATCTCCTTTTTGGGTCAGCCGTGAGCCACACGTGTGACGAAGG GTACAGACTGGTTGGACAGTCCCACAGGAGATGTGAGATTTTGGGACGAGATGTTGCCTGGACTGGTCTGCCTCCCACCTGTCAGA GAGTggtgtgcccagccccacaggtgCAGAATGGGAGGGTGGCTGTCCCCAAGCCCCGCTACACCTACGGGGACTCTGTCACCTTCAAGTGCCGCAGAGGCTTCACCCTGCGAGGCCACCCCACGTCCCAGTGCCAAGGTGACAGGAGGTGGCACCCACCTGTGCCTGTCTGTGAGCAGG TGCTGCACTGCTCCAAGCCTGCAGATATCACCCACGGGTCTTTCCGTGGCCCAGCAAAAGCAGTTTTTACTGTGGGAACATCTGTAAACTACATCTGTGAGCCTGGCTTctccctcctggggacagcatCCATTTATTGCACAGCATCTGGAGCCTGGAGCCATCCCCCTCCCGTCTGTCAAG CTGTGACGTGTCTGCAGCCCCCAAACATCAGCCACGGGAGGCTGAAAGGCAACACCTCTGCCACCTTTCCCTCCGGAGCCGCTGTATCCTACAGCTGCGATCCCGGTTACTCGCTGGTTGGGAATGCTTTCATCAACTGCACGGGGTCGGGATCCTGGAGCCAGCCCCTCCCGCAGTGCAGAG AGATCAGATGTGAATTCCCGGATGTCCAAGGTGTTAAAAAAGCCATTAAAGGAAGTACTTATCGCTCTGGCACTAACATCACTCTTGAATGTGACGATGGTTACGTGCTGGAAGGGATCAGTCACACCCAGTGCCAAGAGGATTTCAGCTGGGACCCTCCCGTGCCAGCCTGTAAACTGA tgtCCCCCAAGCCCGGGTCAGTAGGCCTAG gagtggcagctgcagcagttctgctgctcctcGGAGCAGGTGTTGTCTGGAAGATAATTTCCAAGCAGAAGGAAGG CTATTATCGTACGTATGAAAACTATAATTACAGAACCCCCCTGAACCCAGACACTGAACACAAAGGCTCGTGTCTGCCATAG